CTTTCCGTACCGATGCTACAGCGCTGATTGCTTCATCTGACATTATGCTTTGTTCGTTTACAGCACCGCACTTTTCGAGGGCAATTATTGAAGCATCGGCCATGGGAAAACCAACACTCGGAAATAATATTGGTGGCGTAGATGAATTAATCGATGATGCAAAAACCGGTTATTTGTTTAATATCCACTCGCAGCAGGATTTTGAGGAAAAACTTAGTAAATTGAAAGACGAAAAACAACGTGAAGTGCTGGGCCGCAATGGCTATAGCTTTGCACAGGCAAATTTTGATGCAGAAAAGAATGCACAAGCCACCTTTAAGTTTTACGAACAATTTTTGGAACTATGAAACTATTGGAGTCGCTCATACGAATTATTTACCGACTTTACCACCTTCCGCTTTTTATTGTGTTTAAGGTGCAATACAAAACCTTTCCGCGCATAAAAGGGCGCATGTTTTTGCGCAATAAGGGAACAATGCAGCTTGGCTCCGGAGTTCGGATTAACTCGCTGTATGCAGCCAATGCCATTGGTGGACAAACATTTATGAGCATAAAAGTAAGGCCGGGAGCCACTTTAAAAATTGGCAACAACGTAGCCCTGTCGAATAGTGCCATTTACTGTGCCAACAGCATAAGCCTTGAAGATGATGTTTTTATTGGTGGCGACTGTAAAATTTACGATACCGATTTTCATTCGGTGCTGTACAACGAACGACTGGCCGTACCCGAAGAAGGAAAACGCACAGCGCCAGTGTGCATAAAAAAAGGGGTATTGGTGGGTACCGGAAGCATCGTACTAAAAGGCGTTACCATTGGCGAAAAAAGTGTAATCGGCGCCGGGTCGGTGGTAAGCAAAAACATACCACCCAACGAAATTTGGGGCGGCAACCCCATTCAGTTTATTCGGAAGATTGAGCAGTAAAATCAACTTTATCTTAATGATGGACAAGAAGAAAAAAGAACTAATTCTGTTATGCAACAAGTTTCCATTCGGGTTTGGTGAGGCATTTTTGGAAGCCGAGTTTCCATAT
Above is a genomic segment from uncultured Draconibacterium sp. containing:
- a CDS encoding acyltransferase translates to MKLLESLIRIIYRLYHLPLFIVFKVQYKTFPRIKGRMFLRNKGTMQLGSGVRINSLYAANAIGGQTFMSIKVRPGATLKIGNNVALSNSAIYCANSISLEDDVFIGGDCKIYDTDFHSVLYNERLAVPEEGKRTAPVCIKKGVLVGTGSIVLKGVTIGEKSVIGAGSVVSKNIPPNEIWGGNPIQFIRKIEQ